The following coding sequences lie in one Maribacter forsetii DSM 18668 genomic window:
- a CDS encoding VF530 family protein: MSSDSQPNNPLHGVKLATILEELTEKYSWEDLAGQVNINCFKSNPSIKSSLKFLRRTPWAREKVEHLYLQSFKK; the protein is encoded by the coding sequence ATGAGCTCAGATTCTCAACCCAATAATCCCCTTCACGGTGTAAAATTGGCAACTATTCTAGAAGAACTTACAGAAAAGTATTCATGGGAAGATTTAGCCGGTCAGGTCAATATAAACTGTTTTAAGAGTAATCCTTCCATAAAATCTAGTTTGAAGTTTTTACGTAGAACACCATGGGCACGTGAAAAAGTGGAACATTTATACCTTCAATCTTTTAAAAAATAA
- a CDS encoding tRNA (cytidine(34)-2'-O)-methyltransferase has protein sequence MGFNIVLIEPEIPNNTGNIGRLALGTGSTLHLVKPFGFELTDKRLKRAGLDYWQHLNVIMYENVDAFFEQNKEKKMIFFSASATKNHWEIDFEEDMFLVFGKESVGLPKSILNVNEDKAVKIPLYSEHIRSLNLANAVAISIYEGLRQIE, from the coding sequence ATGGGATTTAATATTGTACTTATAGAACCGGAAATTCCCAACAACACAGGAAATATTGGTAGACTTGCACTTGGCACAGGTTCTACTCTACACTTGGTAAAACCTTTCGGGTTTGAACTTACAGACAAACGCTTAAAAAGGGCAGGGCTTGATTACTGGCAGCATTTAAATGTAATTATGTACGAGAATGTTGATGCATTCTTTGAGCAGAATAAAGAAAAGAAAATGATTTTCTTTTCTGCCAGCGCAACTAAAAATCATTGGGAAATTGATTTTGAGGAAGATATGTTTTTAGTCTTTGGCAAAGAATCTGTTGGCTTGCCAAAATCTATTTTAAATGTCAATGAGGATAAAGCGGTAAAAATTCCCTTATACAGTGAACATATCCGCAGTCTTAATTTAGCCAATGCAGTTGCAATTTCAATTTACGAAGGTTTAAGACAAATAGAATAG
- a CDS encoding VPS10 domain-containing protein, with protein MNSKSSLLFILSFIFICSSLHAQKKKKKKTSSQTTINKAFYDNLEWRNIGPVRGGRSLGSAGSPSRPNEYYFGATGGGLWKTIDGGNEWKPVTDGQITSSSVGAVAVAETNPDIVYIGMGEVQLRGSITQGDGVYKSIDAGETWKHLGLEETQAVSRIRIHPTNPDIVYVAALGHPYGDNEERGVFKSTDGGNTWNKTLYVSNKAGAVDLIIDRNNPNVLYASTWQVQRKAWKMWGGGPDCKLWKSTDAGETWTDLSKNPGMPEGPLGKIGVTVSPADSNRVWAIVEANEGGVFRSDDAGKTWKRTNDERKLRQRAFYYSRIYADPLNKDIVYGLNVNFWKSTDGGETFDTKIKVPHGDNHDLWIDPNNPNRMISSNDGGGVVSLNGGKSWTEEDYTTTQLYHVMTTNDVPYHVAGAQQDNSTIAVPSDGWEHMQARGQGDGWAYAVGGGESGWITQHPTNLDIFYAGSQGALLTQYDRSNGQSRDIQVYPRFFSGEPASALPERWQWTFPIMFAPKDENVMYTCSQHVWKTTDDGQSWEKISPDLTYADPSTLGKTGGIITMDMNGPEIYATVFALAPSNHDINTIWAGSDDGKIHITRDGGKNWSDITPKELPKFSRVSIIDESIHNPGTLYVAANRYQVDDRQPYVFKTHDYGKTWTKIINGIEDGHFARAVREDPVREGLLFLATEHGVYFSMNDGELWQSLQLELPDTPVRDLVIKDNDVVLGTHGRGFWILDDIQPLRQYTSEMENQEAVLFKPTNALRGLTNASIQYYLKEEKDTITFEIFDTNDKLINTFTGSKPKYEVDPNIPYWFKGGSTKPTTAKGINNFTWDMRYQGATTFEGMIIWSARPARGPKAPLGTYKVKMKSGDYEKTYAFEIKMDPNLKGITKEDLDEQFELSNKIMGKTSAANEAVIKIREIKKTLGDAKDAIDDYDKNITPFLNELTEVEESLYQVKNQSGQDPLNFPIKLNNRLASLRRSVESGEAKPTSGAYKVYKELSAELDVELNKLNTIIKQYKSKINPILTKYGGSKID; from the coding sequence ATGAACTCAAAATCATCTCTCCTTTTTATTTTATCTTTTATTTTTATTTGCAGCTCTTTACACGCACAAAAAAAGAAAAAGAAAAAAACCAGCTCGCAAACAACAATCAACAAAGCTTTTTATGACAATTTAGAATGGCGTAATATTGGACCTGTACGTGGTGGGCGTTCTTTAGGTTCTGCCGGCAGCCCTAGTAGACCCAATGAATATTATTTTGGTGCAACTGGTGGTGGATTATGGAAAACTATTGATGGCGGTAATGAGTGGAAACCAGTTACAGATGGTCAAATAACCAGCTCTTCTGTTGGCGCTGTAGCGGTAGCTGAAACAAATCCTGATATCGTATACATCGGTATGGGCGAAGTACAATTACGTGGTAGTATAACGCAAGGTGATGGCGTATACAAATCTATTGATGCCGGTGAAACATGGAAGCATTTAGGACTAGAAGAAACTCAGGCGGTTTCTAGAATTAGAATTCATCCCACAAATCCTGATATTGTATATGTCGCCGCATTAGGTCACCCATATGGCGATAATGAAGAACGTGGTGTTTTTAAAAGTACTGACGGTGGTAATACATGGAACAAAACACTTTATGTGAGTAATAAGGCTGGTGCCGTAGATTTGATCATTGACCGCAATAACCCAAATGTATTATATGCCAGTACTTGGCAAGTGCAGCGTAAGGCTTGGAAAATGTGGGGCGGCGGTCCAGATTGTAAACTATGGAAGTCTACAGATGCTGGTGAAACATGGACAGATCTTTCAAAAAATCCAGGTATGCCAGAAGGTCCATTAGGAAAAATTGGAGTAACCGTTTCTCCGGCAGATTCTAATCGCGTTTGGGCAATTGTCGAAGCTAATGAAGGTGGAGTTTTTCGTTCAGACGATGCGGGTAAAACTTGGAAAAGAACAAATGATGAGCGTAAACTTAGACAACGTGCTTTTTACTATTCTAGAATTTATGCCGACCCGTTGAATAAAGATATAGTTTACGGACTCAATGTAAACTTTTGGAAATCTACAGACGGTGGCGAAACATTTGATACAAAAATTAAGGTACCTCACGGAGACAATCATGATCTTTGGATAGACCCTAATAATCCTAACCGAATGATTTCTTCTAATGATGGCGGTGGCGTTGTTAGTTTAAACGGCGGAAAATCTTGGACAGAAGAAGACTACACAACAACACAGTTGTACCATGTAATGACCACTAACGATGTACCTTACCATGTGGCAGGTGCACAACAAGACAACAGTACCATTGCCGTACCAAGCGATGGTTGGGAGCATATGCAAGCAAGAGGCCAAGGTGATGGTTGGGCATACGCTGTTGGTGGTGGTGAAAGTGGTTGGATTACCCAGCACCCAACCAATTTAGACATATTTTATGCAGGTAGTCAAGGCGCATTATTGACACAATATGACAGAAGTAATGGTCAATCTAGAGACATACAGGTATATCCGCGATTTTTCTCGGGCGAGCCTGCTAGCGCATTACCTGAACGTTGGCAGTGGACGTTTCCTATCATGTTTGCACCAAAAGATGAAAATGTAATGTACACGTGTTCACAGCATGTTTGGAAAACTACGGATGATGGACAATCTTGGGAGAAAATCAGTCCAGATTTAACCTATGCAGACCCATCAACCTTAGGTAAAACGGGTGGTATTATTACCATGGATATGAACGGACCTGAAATTTACGCTACGGTTTTTGCTCTTGCTCCATCCAATCACGACATTAATACTATATGGGCAGGTTCAGACGATGGTAAAATTCACATTACTAGAGATGGCGGTAAAAATTGGTCAGACATTACTCCTAAAGAATTACCAAAATTCTCTAGAGTTAGTATTATTGATGAATCTATTCACAATCCAGGAACATTATACGTTGCAGCAAATAGATACCAAGTAGATGATAGACAACCTTATGTTTTTAAGACACATGATTATGGAAAAACTTGGACAAAAATTATTAACGGAATAGAAGATGGGCACTTTGCAAGAGCGGTTCGCGAAGACCCTGTTAGAGAAGGACTTCTATTTTTAGCAACTGAACACGGAGTATATTTTTCAATGAACGACGGGGAATTATGGCAAAGTCTTCAATTGGAATTACCCGATACTCCAGTTAGGGATTTAGTCATAAAAGATAATGATGTCGTTTTAGGAACCCACGGTAGAGGGTTTTGGATTCTTGATGATATTCAACCCTTAAGACAGTATACTTCTGAAATGGAAAATCAAGAAGCCGTACTTTTTAAACCAACCAATGCTTTAAGAGGATTGACCAATGCTTCTATTCAATATTATTTAAAGGAAGAAAAAGACACCATCACCTTTGAAATTTTTGACACTAATGATAAACTCATAAATACGTTTACCGGTAGTAAACCTAAATATGAAGTTGACCCTAACATACCTTATTGGTTCAAAGGAGGGTCTACAAAACCTACCACAGCAAAAGGAATAAACAATTTTACTTGGGACATGAGGTATCAAGGTGCTACTACTTTTGAAGGAATGATCATTTGGAGTGCAAGACCTGCACGCGGACCAAAAGCTCCTTTAGGGACTTATAAAGTAAAAATGAAATCAGGGGATTATGAAAAAACATATGCGTTTGAAATAAAAATGGATCCAAATCTTAAAGGGATTACCAAAGAAGATTTAGATGAACAATTTGAGTTATCCAACAAAATAATGGGTAAAACTTCGGCTGCCAATGAAGCAGTTATTAAGATTAGAGAAATTAAAAAGACCCTTGGTGATGCAAAAGATGCTATTGATGACTACGATAAGAACATCACCCCTTTCTTAAACGAGTTAACCGAAGTCGAGGAAAGTCTATATCAAGTGAAAAATCAATCAGGTCAGGACCCATTAAACTTTCCAATAAAACTAAATAATAGATTAGCATCATTAAGAAGAAGTGTAGAATCAGGTGAAGCAAAACCTACAAGCGGAGCTTACAAAGTTTACAAAGAATTATCGGCAGAACTAGATGTTGAATTGAACAAGTTGAATACTATTATTAAGCAATACAAGTCAAAAATTAATCCCATACTCACTAAATATGGTGGAAGTAAAATTGATTAA
- the rpe gene encoding ribulose-phosphate 3-epimerase: MKKASIAPSLLAADFGNLQHDVEMVNASEATYHHIDVMDGVFVPNISYGMPVVKAIHKYATKPLDVHLMIVDPDRYLEEFANLGAHILTVHYEACTHLHRTIQAIKALGMKAGVALNPHTNVMLLEDIIQDIDLVLIMSVNPGFGGQSFIDNTYEKIKKAKELITRKKSSALIEIDGGVTSANSKQLVDAGADILVAGSFVFKSEDPTATIKELKG, from the coding sequence ATGAAAAAGGCAAGTATAGCGCCATCACTTTTAGCAGCAGACTTTGGAAATCTACAACACGATGTAGAAATGGTGAACGCCAGTGAAGCAACATATCACCATATCGATGTTATGGACGGAGTTTTCGTGCCAAATATATCTTACGGTATGCCTGTGGTCAAAGCAATACATAAATATGCCACTAAGCCTTTAGACGTACATTTAATGATTGTAGACCCAGACAGATATCTAGAGGAGTTTGCAAATTTAGGCGCTCATATCTTAACCGTACATTACGAAGCTTGCACCCATTTACACAGAACCATACAAGCTATTAAAGCTTTAGGGATGAAAGCAGGTGTTGCCCTGAACCCTCATACCAATGTAATGCTATTAGAAGATATTATTCAAGATATAGATTTAGTACTAATCATGAGTGTTAACCCAGGTTTTGGCGGACAATCGTTTATCGATAATACTTATGAAAAAATAAAAAAGGCAAAGGAATTGATTACCAGAAAAAAATCATCTGCATTAATTGAAATTGATGGTGGGGTAACTTCTGCAAATTCAAAACAATTAGTGGATGCCGGTGCAGATATATTAGTTGCAGGTAGTTTTGTATTCAAAAGTGAAGACCCAACCGCCACCATAAAAGAATTAAAGGGATGA